The Tolypothrix sp. PCC 7712 region AATGTTACCCCTGATTATCGGTAAACAGGTAAACTTATCAATTGAATATGGCAGTAGCAGCTTATCTGCTTTTGCTTATGCCAGTTATGGTTTAATTCTTTGTGCTTTTGTTGGTGATGTAAAAACAAGCTATCAATTTGGGCAACTAGCGTTAAATTTAATGGAAAAATTCTCTGCGGAAGAACTACATGCCAAAATTGCCGCCGTATTCAATAATTACATCAGACATTGGCAAGATCCTCTCCACAAAACCCTAGAATCTTTACTCACAGGTTATCAAAGCGGATTGACAACGGGGGATTTAGAATGGGCAGTGTGGTGCATATTTGGCTATAGTTTTCATTCTTACTATGCTGGCAAAGAACTAACACAATTAGAATCAGAATTAGCCACCTATGGGATAGCGATCGCAGAACTAAAACAAACCACAGCCCTGAATTATCAAAAAGCCTATCACCAAGCGGTTTTAAATTTACTAGGTGACAGTCAACTTCCTTATCGTTTGGTGGGTGATGTCTACAACGAAGATTTGATGTTACCACAACACCAACAAGTTAACGATCGCCCGGCTGTTTATCATGTACAAATTAACAAAGTCATTCTCTGCTACTTGTTTGGCGAATACGAACAAGCGATGGCGCAAGCCACCCTTGCCGAACAATATTTAGATGGTGTACCAGGATTATATGTCAGCGTTTTGCTGCCTTTTTATGATGCCTTAGCGCAGTTAGCAATTTTAAAATCTGTTATTCCTGGGGAATCATCTCATAGTTGGCAACGCGTTCAAAGTCATCAAACCAAACTCAAGCAATATGCAGATTATGCCCCCAATAATCATTTACATAAACTGCACTTAGTAGAAGCTGAATGCTATCGCGTGTCTGGTAATTCTTACACAGCAATGGAACTCTATGATCGTGCCATAGCAGGAGCTAAAAACAACGGCTACCTGCAAGAAGAAGCCTTAGCAAACGAACTTGCTGCTAAATTTTACCTTGATTGGGGTAAAGAAAATGTAGCTGCGGGTTATATGCAGTCAGCTTATTATTGCTATTCCCGTTGGGGTGCGAAAGCCAAAACCGATGATTTAGTAAATCGCTACCCCGATTTACTGCGCCCAATTTTACAACCAGCCAGCCAAAGCTGGAATCCCCTAGAAACCCTGGCAACTCTTGTTACTTCCCGCGCCTCAGTTCATGCTTCTACAAATGTTACCCAAGCTGCTAGTCAGAGTCTCAACACAGCTCTAGATTTTGCTGTCATTCTCAAAGCTTCTCAAACCCTTTCGAGTAAAATTCAATTTGAGGAACTACTGCACCAATTAACTCAGATTATTCTGCAAAACTCTGGTGGCGATCGCTGTGCTTTAATCCTACCTAATAGCGATGATAATTGGTATGTGCAAGCTATTGCAACACCAGAAACTACAGAACTTTGTTCGCAACCCCTAGAGGGAAACTGTAATATACCAGTCAAGCTGATTCAGTATGTCAAAAATACCCAAGAAGTTGTAGTAATTGAGCAGCTGAAAACAGATTTACCTGTAATTGATGAATATCTAACTCAACAGCAACCTCAAAGTATCTTATGTTTGCCAATTCTCCATCAAAGACATTTGATTGGAATTTTGTATTTAAAAAATCGTTCTACCAGTGGTGTATTTACGAGCGATCGCATCCTAATTTTAGATTTTCTTTGCACCCAAGCTGCCATTTCCTTAGAAAATGCTCGACTGTATCAACAAATCGCTAATTATTCCCAAAACCTAGAAGCAGAAGTAGAGCAAAAAACCCAGGCACTCAACCAAAAAGCCCAAGATTTAGAAGATACATTGCAAAATTTGCAAAAAACCCATGCTCAATTAATTCATTCCGAAAAAATGTCATCTCTGGGGCAATTAGTAGCAGGAATTGCTCATGAAATTAACAATCCTATTAGTTTTATTAAAGGAAATATCGACCATTTAGAAAATTACATTGCCGACTTGATGAGTTTAATGACACTTTACCAGGAAGAATATACTCAACCTTCTGCCAAAATTCAAGCTAAACGCGATGAAATAGATATTGATTTTCTTTATAAAGATGTAATTGACATTCTGCAATCAATGGAAGCCGGTAGCGATCGCATCCGTCAAATTGTCTTGAGTTTACGAAATTTTTCTCGCTTAGATGAATCACCAATTAAAGCTGTGGATTTACATAGTGGCATAGAAAGTACACTATTAATTTTGCAAAATCGCCTACAAGCTGATAAACATCAACCTGAAATACAACTCATTAAAGAATATGGTAATCTTCCCCCTATTACCTGTTATCCTGGACAGTTGAATCAAGTATTTTTGCATATTCTCAACAATGCCATTGATGCGATTCGCGAAGGAGACAAAAATATCGAACAACCAAAAATTCGGATTCGTACAGAAGTAGTTGAACATGAGCAGATAAAAATTGCGATCGCCAATACCAGCAGCTTTATTCCCTTGCATATTCAACAACGCATATTTGAACCATTTTTCACTACTAAGCCTATAGGTAAGGGTACAGGTTTAGGATTATTTGTGAGCTATTCCATTATTAAAAAACATGGTGGTAATATCACCATCAATTCTCTACCTCAACAAGAAACAGAATTTGTAATTTCCATCCCTATCGCCACTTAGCTTAATCAATGAATGATGCTCTAAAACCTTTACCATTACCAATTACCAATTACCCATTACCCATTACCCATTACCCATTACCCATTACCCATTACCCATTACCCATTACCCATTACCCATTTTTCATTCGCAACCCATACAACAATATAAATCCTTAAGCATACATAATATAACCCAATACATTTCAGTTAAGAAAATTAATTGATCACAAAACCAAAGAACTAGTACAACAAGGCAAAAGTAAAAAGTGAGCCAGTGCGGTGGACGGGTTCCCCGGCATAAAGCAACTGGCGAACTCCGCAGGAGTAAAAAGTAAAAAGTAAAAAGAAAGAATAGTTATACCACAAGCCTTGTATTAATTACAGATTGTCTGTTTATTCACACCGAATTGTAATAGTTACTCAACAAAAACAGAACAATAATTTTGGAGGGGGTTTGGGGGACGCAACCGTCACCCAATCGGGGGTTTGGGGGAGAATCCCCCAATTGATCTAGCTTTTTCCCAAGTGACAAATTAATCACTAATGATCTGAACTGTAATATAACCTTTTATTCTCACCCTAGACTGAAGACAAAATTACCTCAATCCTCAAAACTGAAAACAAGTGAGTAATTGAGATTAGGTAAATCAAGTGTACAAAAATAAAGAACTTTGGCGCGTCATCCTAGCAGTATCAATCATTACTGTAGGAGTGACACACTTTTTATTGCCACAACCATACGTTAAAATTATGCCTCCGCAACTGCCATATCCTTTAGAATTAGTTTATCTCAGTGGCTTTTATGAAATTTTAGGTGGGATAGGTTTATTAGTTCCGCCTGTGAGTCAAGCCGCAGCTTGGGGATTAATTTTATTATTTATTGCCGTTTTCCCTGCAAATATCAATATGGCAGTTAATCATATTAAGATTGAAACCATACCATATTCAGATTCGCCTTGGTTACAAGCAATCCGGCTTCCCTTCCAAGCAGTTTTTATTGCTTGGGCTTGGTGGTATACCAAACCTTCAGATAAAGCAAAACAAGCTTCAATAATTCCCAAATCACTGATTCCCAAAGAACTCGAATGGGAATAATTTAAATTTTAAATCTTGATAGGTTTTATATGAGTACATCACAGACAGTCCAACAATTACAAGCTCAATTGGTAACACCAGAAAATTTTCGGCGTTATGGACAGGTAATTTTTGCAAGTGCAGATGGTAAAGTTTTTGATGTAGAAGATGCACAATTAAATCTGCAAAATGGCACACCACGTTTTTATATTATGCGCTTGCATCGTAAAGGGCGCAGATTTCATAAAATTACCCGTCATGTGCAATGTACTCAATGTTTAGGTTCCTTGGAAGGTAAGGATTGGTTAATTGCGGTTTGTCCTCCTCATAATGATGTCAATCAACCAGCTTTAGAGGAAATTGCAGCTTTTCGCATTCCCGGGAATTGTTTTATTAAATTAGAGGTAGGAACTTGGCACGCGGGGCCATATTTTGACCATGAATTTGTAGATTTTTATAATTTAGAATTGAGTGATACCAATGTGGTAGACCATTTTACTCATGATTTTCTACAGAGTCATCAATTAAAGTTTGAAATGGCGTAAACTGGGTGAGTAATTACAGTAAGTTGCCAATAAATGATTTACAGATTGCTGTCAAGATATAATAATATTATATTCCTACCTGTATACTTCACTTACCTGCAAATACTGTAATTACTGCTAACTATGACTAGTGAATTTGTAAGTAACAAAAAGCAAATTTTTGACATTTGGGCACCAAGCTACGACTGGCTTTTACCGTCTGTGTTCTATCAAACTATTCACAAACGGTTACTAGAATTTGTCGATTTACCACCCCATGCAAATGTATTAGATTTAGGCTGTGGTACAGGAAGGTTGCTAGAACGCCTGGCTGCGAAGTTTCCCGATTTACGCGGAACCGGATTAGATTTATCGAGTGAGATGTTGCGAGTAGCCAGACGCAATAATCGCCACCGTCCCCGGTTAATCTATGTTGAAGGTAAAGCTGAGTCTCTTCCCTTTGCTGAAGGACAATTTAATGCAGTTTTCAACACGATAAGTTTTTTGCATTATTTAGAACCGCAACAGATTTTCAGCGAAGTGGCGCGAGTGCTTTCACCAAGCGGACGCTTTTATTTAGTTGACACCACATTGAAAAGTAAATCTGAAGTGCAAGTAACATTAGGTTCTCTGGGGAAAGTGAGATTTTATAGTCCCAATCAGAGGGAATTTATGGGGGCTGCTGTTGGTTTAGATTGTGTTGGACACTATTATTTATTAGGGCCTGTTTTATTAACGGTTTTTGCAAAAAAAGCCTAGTAAGCTGTTCCACATTTAACTTGTATATATTGGGCGGGCAAGATGCCCAACCCACAAGAAATATACAATTTTAGATTATGCAAACTAGATTTGGTTTAGCTGATCGCTACACTTAATTTAAAATGACGCTCTCTACGTTCGCGAGTGTATGTCGTAGACAGAAGCTCCGCGTAGCTTGCTCTAAGCTATGTCGTTTGTGCAGCTTTCCCATGAGGAGAAGGGTTGACGCTGCGTTAACAAAATTCAACATTCAAAAAATTTGTAATGAATTTTGATTTATATTGGACTCAACGGGGGAGAGATAAGAAGATAGTCTTTTTACTGACTGGTTTATCTTGCTTGATTTTGCAAGCTTGCTATGACGAAGATGCCCTTTATACATGTACAACAACTCTCTTTCCCTTTCAAACTTCACTTTCATTTAATCCTAACTGTATAGGCGATCCTAGGGAGGGAATGAGCCTCATTAATAACGGAGGAACATATTCCCAAAGGAACGTTGGGCTGACTTCCACTGGTAAATGGGGATATGCCAATCTCAACGCTGAGATTGTTGTTCAACCCCAATATGACAGCGCTAGAGATTTTGCAGAAGGATTAGCCTCTGTAGGGCTAAATGGCAAATCGGGATTCATTGACAAAACGGGAAAAGTTGTTATCCCCCTTCAGTTTTCCGAAACTTTTGCTTTTTCCGAAGGGCTTGCAGCCGCAAAACTTAATGGTAAATGGGGGTATATCGACAAAACTGGTAGAGTGATTATTCCGTTTCAATTTACTGAAGCACTTGCTTTTTCCGAAGGGCTTGCAGCCGCAAAACTTAATGGTAAATGGCGTTATATCGACAAGGCTGGCAAACTTGTATTTTCCTTTAATTATGGAGTCTTGGGCTTAATTGATCCTCCTGCTTTTACCGAAGGTTTCGTTGCAGCAGAACTGAACGGCAAGCTAGGATTTATAGATAAAACTGGTAAGGTTGTTATCCCCTTTAAGTTTGATGCTCAAGGATATGGGCTTCATCCTTCTTTTTTACAGGGGCTTGTAGCGGTAAAACTAAACGGTAAATGGGGATATATCGACAAAAGTGGTCAAGTTATCATTCCGTTCAAATATAATTACACTCGAAGATTTGATGATGGCACAATAGAAGTAAGTATTGGGGAAAAAGGTGAAGTTTTTGACAAAACAGGCAAACCCATCGGCAAATAGTTTTCTTAGCTGATTACGAATTACGAATTGGGATAGTGCATGAACACGACAGGAACCCGAATTAACTTTTTTCCTAACTGTGACAAACCAAACTTAGATTTCAGCGATCGCGGTAATTCTTCAAAGGCGATCGCAACAAAGCCAAAACGACTGTAAAATTCTGCTAGACGTTGTCCTAGGCATTCTAGATATAACGGTTGCGTGGCTGTAGCGATGAGATGCTGTGTCAGTAAACTCCCCAAACCGCGATCGCGCCAAGCTGGTGCAACTACCAAACTACCCAATTCTTGAGTATCATCAAAGTTGCGTAGCTGTCCACAAGCTGCTAATTTTCCATTACACTCAATCACCCAAAATTGTTGCCAACGTAATTGAGTGGGATCGAGTTTAGCAGATAACACCAACAACCGAATCGGCCAGTTATCTTCAGATGTTGCTTTACGGAGAATACAGCCAGATGGTAATTCTAAATTGCTCTGGTTCATTAATTATTCTTATATAATTTATCTGGTAAAGATTTCGATTTTACGGCTATTCAATTTACTCAGAATCCACTGCTAAATCATAGAAGTCATATTTGATTTTTGCAAAGTGATTATACATCTATATATTTTCTCATCTATTAACTCTTGATAATTTAAATTTTGTAATCCTTCCCAATGACAGATGACTAATGACCAATGACAGCTTACAAGATTTATTTGCAATTGCACCAACTACTGAACATCTGAAACATAACCTCCGATAGAGGTATGAAGCAACCTTAACCATATTCTAGATAGATTCAAGTCCCCTTCAGATATTCATAAAATAAGGCATAAATTAAATCACAGGAACCTTAATTATGTCTGAACAAAAAAATCAACAATCTAATAGTGAAGGTAGTACCCCTACAGCCTCTGGTGGTTATCAAACCCCCCTAGAAGATAGCATCCGCAAAACTGGTGATGCAGAAAAAAGCGATGCTAGAGAAACTGCTAAACCAGAAGCACCAGGTGAAGATAATGTAGCAGGTAGCCCCAATCAAGGTACTGAATCTCGCTAATTATTCCCAACTCTGGAAAATTGATATCTGAGCAGGGTCTTGTTCTTTTGGCACTAATTCAGCAAATTATGAGTGGAGAATTGTACTCTCATAGACAATTTCCACTCATTTTTGTTGGTTATATAGTCAGTCAGATGTGTTACGCTATCGCTAACGCATCCTACTGGACTGACACAGCTAATTTGGTGCAATAGCAAAAATTCATTTCATCCGCGTTTATCGGCGTTTATCTGCGGTTCATTTCATCAAATCTAATGCCTCATTTTAGGCGTGTCAGTCCACTACGTGAATTTCAAAAATAAAATATGAATCCTATATATTTTAAAATTTAAATATCAGTACTATAGTAGTTCTAAATCATATTTAAATTGTCATCATTAGGGCAAGCTTGAGTTTTCTCTTGTCCCTGAACGTATAAATTCTGATTCACATGGACTATTTACGGCTGCAAAATATTTCTAAACGCTTTGGGTCTTTTGTGGCTAACGATAATATTAGCCTGAGTGTGGCATCGGGGACTATTCATGCAATTTTAGGTGAAAATGGTGCTGGTAAGAGTACTTTAATGAATATTATTAGTGGACTCTATCAGCCTGATGCAGGTGAAATTTATTTACAAGAAACACCAATAAAAATTACTTCGCCTCATGCAGCAATTAAATTGGGAATTGGCATGATTCATCAACATTTCATGCTTGTACCTCAATTGACTGTGACAGAAAATATTATTTTAGGGACTGAAAAAAGTTGGCGGTTAAATTTACGCCAGAAACAGCAAGAAATTGCCGCATTATCTCAAGCTTATGGCTTAGAAATTGACCCCTCTGCTAAAGTAGAAAATTTACCTGTAGGGGCACAACAAAGGGTAGAAATTCTCAAGGTTCTCTACCGTAAAGCTAAGTTGTTGATTCTCGATGAACCTACAGCCGTATTGACACCAAAAGAAGTAGAATCACTAATTGCAATTTTGCGCCAACTCGCAGCCACAGGTAACACAATTATCTTTATCAGCCACAAATTAGAAGAAGTGATACATCTGTGCGATACTGTCACAGTTTTGCGACAGGGAAAGGTTGTAGCCACAACTACAACAAAAGCAGCTACACCCCAACAGTTAGCAACATTAATGGTAGGGCGCGAGATGTCTTTACAGTTTAATAAAAGCCCGAAATCTACAGGGGAAATTGTGCTATCGGTGCAAAATTTACAGGTTGCTGATAATAGAAATATTTCTACTATTCGCAATGTATCTTTTGAATTGCGGGCTGGGGAAATTTTAGGTGTGGCTGGTGTCGATGGCAATGGACAGCGAGAATTAGCAGATGCGATCGCAGGTTTACGCACTATTGAGCAAGGTAAAATTGAGTTTAGCCACAATCCTTGCGTAGTGGGCTATATCCCCGAAGATAGGCAAACAATGGGATTGGTGATGCAATTTAGCATTGCCCAAAACTTAATTTTGAAGGCTTTTAAATATTTACCATTTTGTCGTCGTTTTTTGTTACAACAAGAAGCGATCGCTAATCATGCTCAAGCTGCAATCCATGAATTTGATATTCGCACCACAGGGAAAGATATCAAGGTAAACCAGCTTTCCGGCGGAAATCAGCAAAAGGTGGTGCTAGCGCGAGAAATAGCCCGCCAACCAAGTGTAATTGTCGCTATGCAACCCACTAGAGGTTTAGATGTTGGTGCAACCGCAGCAGTTCATACAAGATTATTAACAGAACGCGATCGCGGTGCCGCAATTGTGTATATTTCTACTGAGTTAGAAGAAGTCATGGCAATGAGCGATCGCATTGCTGTAATCTACAGAGGTGAATTTGTCGCCATTTTAGATGCACAAACGGCGACAGTAGCGGAGATTGGTTTGTTGATGGGTGGGGGAATGGGGAATGGGAGATGAGGGGGATGAGGGGGATAAGGGAGATGAGGGAGATGAGGGGGATAAGGGAGAAATTTTTATTACCAATTACCAATTACCAATTACCATGCCCAATGCCCCATGCCCAATTACGCAATACACTTAATTTCCCACTTTTCCCCATCACATAAATCTAAAACTTGTTGATGATATTTAAAGAGACTCTGGCGATGTCCAACACTAATAAAAGTTGCTTGTGTGTTGTACAAATGTTGATAGAGATTCTCTTCGTTTTTAATATCTAAAGCGCTAGTAGCTTCATCCAAAATGACATACTTTGGTTGAGATATTAAAATTCTGGCGAACGCAACGCGCTGTTGTTCACCTAAAGACAGCACATCAGACCAATCTTTTTCGACATCAAAACCGCCAAATCTTGCGGCTAAATCTGGTAAATTGACTTTTTGTAAAATTTGCTCGAGTTCTTGGTCGCTGATATTAGTATTAAGTTGGGGATATACTAACTGCTCGCGGAGAGTTCCCAAGATCATATAAGGACGCTGAGGTAAAAATAGGATTTCCTCAAGGTTGGGACGACTAATTGTACCAGTTCCAGACTTCCATAAACCTGCGATCGCTCGCAATAGAGAACTTTTTCCACAGCCACTTGTGCCGACAATTAATAGCCCTTGCGCTGGTTGCAATGTCAGCGAAACGTCGTGAAATAATATTCTTTGGTAGTTTGGTGTATACAATGTCAGGTTGTGAATTGCTAAATGGCTATTTTCGACAGTCTGAATTGTTGAATTCGGAACTATTTCGCAGGAATCGCTATTTTTAGGTTGTTTGATAAAATAATTTAATTCAGCTAACCTTTCAATGGCTGCTGCAAAACCAGTCAATTTATCAAATGTGCGAGTAATCACATACATATCCCAAAACAGGATTAAAAATGCTCCTTGTGCTTCGGTATATTTTCCAATATCTAGTTGTCCCGATAGCACTAGTGGAGCCATAATTATTGCAGGTATTATTTGGGGTATAAATTCATAAATTTTGACAAATCCATTTAAATATAATTCCTGCCATAGCAGCAGATAATTATAATTTTTAAATACTAAATCAAACAAAGATTTAATATGGCTTAATTCTTGTGATTCGCCTCGATAAAAAGCTACAGACTCAGCATTTTCTCGCAATCGGACTAAGCCAAAACGAAAGTTAGCTTCTTTTTTATTCTGGTCGAAGTTGATTTTAACTAATTTTTTACCAAAGAAACCTGCCGTTACAAGAGTTCCACTGACGGCATAAACGACCAAAACAATCATGAGATTTGGTGAAATAAACCAGAGGACTGCAGTAAAAGCAATCATCTGTAAAGTAGCGTATAACACGTCAAAAAACAAAGAAATAAACCCATCAACAAAACTGAATATATCTTGAGATATCCGTTGATCTGGGTTATCAAGTTCTCTTTGCGATTGAGTAAGTTGATAAAAAGACCGATTTCTAAAATAGTGATTGAGGAAATGCTCCGTTAGCCAGCGTCGCCAGTAAAGAGTTAGCTTTTTTCTGATATAGTTGTAAGCTGCCCAAACTAGAACTAAAAAAAGGTATAAACCCAGCAAATAACTGATTGTTTCCCAGAATGTACTAGAATTTTTTGCCGTTAGCGCAGATAGTACATTACCCTTTTGAGTGTTAACAATGACATCTATTTGGGTAGTAGATAAAACAATCAATATGAGAATTGACAGCAATCCAATTGCCCCAAATTTCTCTTCGCTTTGCCAATAAAGTTTTCCTACCTGCCAAAATCTTTGTAAAAAACTTGGGTCAATATTTGTGATTTTACTCAGCCTCAATACTATATTTTGCTTGTTCATAGGCGATTTTACTCGTCTGGAGGCGAGTTATTAAACAATTATTAAAATTTAAATTATCACTATCAATAGACAGATAACTATAAAGTTTCAATCGAAAAATACAATATTTAAGTTAGAAATGTATAAAGTTTAATTATGCTTAAGCGTGTTAGGTATTTGATGCTGTCAATGTATTTGCTGTTGATTTTCACAAAGAATAATCCAGAACTATGATTATTAATGGCTTTTGCAAGTAATTAGTTAAAATGAAAAATAGATAATGCGATCGCATTACCTATTTTGGTACCTTAAATTGAGAAAAATTAGCAAATATTTCTATCGATTTAGTGATAAAAAAACAGTAAATTGTCAGACTCATTGAAGAGATATATCGTCCCCGAAGTAGTCACCGAAGAGGCAGAAGGGCAGAGAGCAGGGGAGAATAAAAATATTCTCGGACTATAATTTTCGATAATTTATTTTCTGGAAGTCCCTTAAATGCTCATTAGCTTACAAAACCTTGACATCACAGCAGGTAAGGGGCTGTATCGTATCTCGTTGAAGATAGCTGGCGAAGTACCGGGGGATGAGGAAACAGGAATTTTAGATTTTAGATTGAAACCTCATCCAAAAGACGCTCGCGGACTCGCTAACGCTGCGCTATCACAAATCCAAAATTAAATTCTCCCATACCCTATTTATACCTATTCCCTGTTCCCTGATTTCTGGAAAGATAGTCCGAAATACTGGCTGGGTATACTTTAAAAAAAATAAACAGTCTAAAAATCTTGTCACTAAACAAGATAAAGTGAGACGCAGTATTTTAGTAAGTGAGCCTGATTAAACTGAAATATGTAAAGTTTTGTATGGCAAGGGCAAAAGCTTAAAAGTTAAGGCTTTTCGCTGTTCTCCTGCATCTACTGCAATATAGTTTCGTTTATTGATAAGCATTTACTGAACTGCACATTTAAGCCTATAAGCCTCCAAATACCGCTTTGAGACGCAAGCAGCAAATATCCAACTCGTTCTCTGTTCCCTTACTGCTTCCAAGCAACCACACAGGCGACGCACTACCTGCTATGAATTCTGTTCCTTGTTCCTCGTTCCCCAATACTGCTCGGTTAAGGATTTTCAACTCTTAATTTGGTTTAGGGAAAAGGTTCAAGGGTAAGGGTTAAAGGTTTTTTCTTGCCCCTTTTACCCTTCCCCTTTTCCCCTTAACCGACAAGTATTGCCCCGTTCTCTAGTCCCTTGTTTATTCCCAACAACTAAGAACAAAGTTAATAGAGATGTATAATTAGCGCGTCTCCTCCTTTTATAGATAAAAGCATAAGTTAAAGGCTGGCCGGATTTCTGTTTTCTGTACCCTGATAAGGAGCATATGTGGCAACAAGAAAAGAAAGATAGTGCAATAGTCAGACTGGCATTACTGCTGGCGATAGGAACTACACCTATGGCAGCAACTCTCTTAGTGCCAACACCGATACAGGCACAATCTGCAACTGATGCTCCCGCTTTTCCTATGCCAAAAACATTGGAAAATGGGACTACAGTGCGGATTGATGGTTCAAGTAGCTTGAGTGTAATTAATCAAAACTTGAAACAGAGTTTTGAGCAGCAATACTCTGGAAGCAAAGTGGAAGTAGCGGCTAATGGTACTGATGCCGCACTGAAAGCTGTGCTAGAGGGCAAAATTGATGTAGCAGCCCTAGGACGTGGCTTGACACCACAAGAACAAGCAAAAGGGTTAGCGCAAGTCCGCTTATACCGCGAAAAGATTGCTATCATCGTCGGTGCGGAGAATCCGTTTAAAGGTAGCTTGACTGGTAGAGAATTTGCCAGGATTTTCCGGGGACGCAGCATTACAGATTGGTCGCAGGTAGGCGGGCCAAAAGGTAAAATTCGCGTTATTGATCGCCCCCCAAGTAGCGACACTAGAGAAAATTTGCGTAGTTATCCAGTATTTAAGGCTGCTAACTTCACTACAGGCACAAATGCAATTCAAGTACCGGAAGATAACACCGCAGAAATCGCCAAGCAATTGGGTAAAGATGGTATCAGTTATGCTTTAGCCAATCAAGTATCGCAACTCCCAGGGGTGCGGACTCTCAAGGTACATCAAACTTCACCTACCGAGCCCAAATATCCTTTCTCTCAGCCTTTAGTTTACGTCTACAAGAAAAACCCCAACGCTGCCACAGCTGCGTTCTTGGGCTTTGCGATCGCACCGCCAGGTAAGCAAGCCATTGAACAAGCCAGAACAGCTGAAGCAGCTGCGATCGCAAATGGTGGCATACAAGCTTTGGTAGCAACAACTGCTACTACTTCCCCGGCAGTTGCAGCAGTAACAACTAATACCACTTCTCCCACCATTGCGGCTGCCACAACTGCTGAAACCACTACCCCCACAACTGAGGCAACTACTGCCCCTACAACCGAGGGCATAACTAATACTGCCGACCCTAGTGCAACCACTGCCCCAGATGCAACCTCGGGAACTGCTGCGGATAACAATGCCAGCGTGCAGCGAGAAGCGCCATTTTGGTTATTATTGCCTTTGTTGGCGATCGCAGCTTTAGGCGGATTGTCTTGGT contains the following coding sequences:
- a CDS encoding ABC transporter ATP-binding protein, coding for MDYLRLQNISKRFGSFVANDNISLSVASGTIHAILGENGAGKSTLMNIISGLYQPDAGEIYLQETPIKITSPHAAIKLGIGMIHQHFMLVPQLTVTENIILGTEKSWRLNLRQKQQEIAALSQAYGLEIDPSAKVENLPVGAQQRVEILKVLYRKAKLLILDEPTAVLTPKEVESLIAILRQLAATGNTIIFISHKLEEVIHLCDTVTVLRQGKVVATTTTKAATPQQLATLMVGREMSLQFNKSPKSTGEIVLSVQNLQVADNRNISTIRNVSFELRAGEILGVAGVDGNGQRELADAIAGLRTIEQGKIEFSHNPCVVGYIPEDRQTMGLVMQFSIAQNLILKAFKYLPFCRRFLLQQEAIANHAQAAIHEFDIRTTGKDIKVNQLSGGNQQKVVLAREIARQPSVIVAMQPTRGLDVGATAAVHTRLLTERDRGAAIVYISTELEEVMAMSDRIAVIYRGEFVAILDAQTATVAEIGLLMGGGMGNGR
- a CDS encoding histidine kinase; protein product: MGDEGDEGDKGDEGDEGDKGEIFITNYQLPITMPNAPCPITQYT
- a CDS encoding ureidoglycolate lyase codes for the protein MSTSQTVQQLQAQLVTPENFRRYGQVIFASADGKVFDVEDAQLNLQNGTPRFYIMRLHRKGRRFHKITRHVQCTQCLGSLEGKDWLIAVCPPHNDVNQPALEEIAAFRIPGNCFIKLEVGTWHAGPYFDHEFVDFYNLELSDTNVVDHFTHDFLQSHQLKFEMA
- a CDS encoding GNAT family N-acetyltransferase — translated: MNQSNLELPSGCILRKATSEDNWPIRLLVLSAKLDPTQLRWQQFWVIECNGKLAACGQLRNFDDTQELGSLVVAPAWRDRGLGSLLTQHLIATATQPLYLECLGQRLAEFYSRFGFVAIAFEELPRSLKSKFGLSQLGKKLIRVPVVFMHYPNS
- a CDS encoding class I SAM-dependent methyltransferase, with product MTSEFVSNKKQIFDIWAPSYDWLLPSVFYQTIHKRLLEFVDLPPHANVLDLGCGTGRLLERLAAKFPDLRGTGLDLSSEMLRVARRNNRHRPRLIYVEGKAESLPFAEGQFNAVFNTISFLHYLEPQQIFSEVARVLSPSGRFYLVDTTLKSKSEVQVTLGSLGKVRFYSPNQREFMGAAVGLDCVGHYYLLGPVLLTVFAKKA
- a CDS encoding ABC transporter ATP-binding protein/permease, which codes for MNKQNIVLRLSKITNIDPSFLQRFWQVGKLYWQSEEKFGAIGLLSILILIVLSTTQIDVIVNTQKGNVLSALTAKNSSTFWETISYLLGLYLFLVLVWAAYNYIRKKLTLYWRRWLTEHFLNHYFRNRSFYQLTQSQRELDNPDQRISQDIFSFVDGFISLFFDVLYATLQMIAFTAVLWFISPNLMIVLVVYAVSGTLVTAGFFGKKLVKINFDQNKKEANFRFGLVRLRENAESVAFYRGESQELSHIKSLFDLVFKNYNYLLLWQELYLNGFVKIYEFIPQIIPAIIMAPLVLSGQLDIGKYTEAQGAFLILFWDMYVITRTFDKLTGFAAAIERLAELNYFIKQPKNSDSCEIVPNSTIQTVENSHLAIHNLTLYTPNYQRILFHDVSLTLQPAQGLLIVGTSGCGKSSLLRAIAGLWKSGTGTISRPNLEEILFLPQRPYMILGTLREQLVYPQLNTNISDQELEQILQKVNLPDLAARFGGFDVEKDWSDVLSLGEQQRVAFARILISQPKYVILDEATSALDIKNEENLYQHLYNTQATFISVGHRQSLFKYHQQVLDLCDGEKWEIKCIA
- a CDS encoding DoxX family protein, with protein sequence MYKNKELWRVILAVSIITVGVTHFLLPQPYVKIMPPQLPYPLELVYLSGFYEILGGIGLLVPPVSQAAAWGLILLFIAVFPANINMAVNHIKIETIPYSDSPWLQAIRLPFQAVFIAWAWWYTKPSDKAKQASIIPKSLIPKELEWE
- a CDS encoding WG repeat-containing protein, which encodes MNFDLYWTQRGRDKKIVFLLTGLSCLILQACYDEDALYTCTTTLFPFQTSLSFNPNCIGDPREGMSLINNGGTYSQRNVGLTSTGKWGYANLNAEIVVQPQYDSARDFAEGLASVGLNGKSGFIDKTGKVVIPLQFSETFAFSEGLAAAKLNGKWGYIDKTGRVIIPFQFTEALAFSEGLAAAKLNGKWRYIDKAGKLVFSFNYGVLGLIDPPAFTEGFVAAELNGKLGFIDKTGKVVIPFKFDAQGYGLHPSFLQGLVAVKLNGKWGYIDKSGQVIIPFKYNYTRRFDDGTIEVSIGEKGEVFDKTGKPIGK